A part of Acropora palmata chromosome 6, jaAcrPala1.3, whole genome shotgun sequence genomic DNA contains:
- the LOC141884828 gene encoding tyrosinase-like yields MKSTCRTALLCVSVLWSFWLSDGGQERKGLREYGTRSSPAWCKEGSLVLNRCEEHCRCKNGKLVNCFRVRKEFTRMDTKERKRYINAYKTVSVNARFKLDYQRLVAAHINAPDKLLHTTPVIFFPWHRWFLVQFENLLRRIDCRVTLPYWDWSRVAHHWWRGSRYKDIWNPGQHGLGGDGNGWDECVEDGPFSKDKWNLLNVSGGGCLMRNFKYVALTGNTHHVRRTLSLPLKDFLQFEETVRSAYHGELHDLIRGTMWSSMTASNAPEMILHHSFLDKLWVKWQEKGQEYIKAYYPDLPSKKMPGSNYTASQWIDSNNLPGHVKVIYED; encoded by the coding sequence atgaaatcaaCGTGCAGAACGGCTTTGTTATGCGTCTCCGTCCTTTGGTCCTTTTGGCTTTCGGATGGCggtcaagaaagaaaagggcTACGAGAATATGGTACAAGAAGTTCTCCCGCTTGGTGCAAAGAGGGTAGCCTTGTACTAAACAGATGTGAAGAACACTGTAGATGTAAAAACGGAAAACTTGTTAACTGTTTTCGCGTTCGGAAGGAATTCACCAGAATGGATACTAAGGAAAGAAAACGATACATTAACGCTTACAAAACCGTATCGGTCAACGCTCGTTTCAAATTAGATTACCAAAGACTGGTCGCCGCCCACATCAACGCCCCAGATAAACTGCTTCACACTACTCCAGTCATATTCTTTCCGTGGCACCGGTGGTTTTTGGTCCAATTTGAGAACCTTCTGCGCCGAATCGACTGTCGAGTAACCTTGCCTTATTGGGACTGGAGCCGAGTTGCTCATCACTGGTGGAGAGGAAGTAGGTACAAGGATATTTGGAACCCGGGACAGCATGGACTTGGGGGAGATGGGAACGGTTGGGATGAATGTGTAGAGGATGGACCGTTTAGCAAAGACAAATGGAACCTTCTTAATGTTTCTGGAGGCGGATGCCTAATGAGAAATTTTAAGTACGTTGCCTTGACCGGAAACACCCATCACGTGAGAAGAACATTATCTCTACCCCTAAaagattttcttcaatttgaaGAAACAGTCCGCAGTGCTTACCACGGCGAGCTTCACGATCTCATACGAGGTACTATGTGGAGTTCGATGACCGCCTCCAACGCACCGGAAATGATACTACATCACTCTTTCCTGGATAAACTGTGGGTTAAATGGCAAGAGAAGGGACAAGAGTACATCAAGGCCTATTACCCAGATTTGCCAAGCAAAAAAATGCCCGGGTCAAACTATACCGCAAGTCAGTGGATAGATTCCAATAACCTGCCAGGGCATGTGAAGGTTATTTACGAGGATTAg
- the LOC141884827 gene encoding uncharacterized protein LOC141884827 isoform X1 — protein MAAAPVQSFNVVFGINETPLTQALETRRFDDALAYINSRHGMCLDEGFYQRIPLYIVLSGENSTVDGEAIPIHLKIARRLIERGADPNMRIPESCGLELVGPGTSPLQCVINFYNLVTNKDIVTSGKTLKSHKVLSLNGKFIKKLGDLTEELVNLVWFLLGHGADVNVRDAEMKTPLHTTLLRSKDLRMAQTLCDNGADLMAIDCQGNTPLMSICCPLPWRDSAEQGPCLNYDIGDAVHFLLSFENVKIDHCGIHGRNALFYAMQSANLKVAKILLDNGANPSFRGLGPDGRYISPLLAAMIPWTSTGRKNVADICHKLAPLVDKGYFCTKDILIELLEYVSWGNGGETGPSLDMKHFGTDLVTMMFGQSSCKLTQLASRAFIDCKFVGNTFGKLSSSEVINLVKSYGLPTEVISNFQIVSLRDKIINALAETDWDEWDVEEYMLDESSGYEESDDEYW, from the exons atggcggctgcaCCAGTACAGTCCTTCAACGTTGTGTTTGGAATCAACGAAACTCCTTTAACACAAGCATTAGAGACAAGACGCTTCGATGACGCATTAGCTTACATAAATAGCCGTCATGGGATGTGCTTGGATGAAGGATTTTATCAAAGGATTCCGCTTTATATCGTTCTTTCTGGCGAGAATTCTACTGTTGATGGCGAAGCCATTCCGATTCATTTAAAGATTGCCCGGCGCTTGATCGAAAGAG GTGCAGATCCAAATATGAGAATTCCAGAG TCTTGTGGATTAGAACTAGTTGGGCCAGGAACTTCACCCCTTCAATGTGTTATAAACTTTTACAACCTAGTGACAAATAAAGACATTGTAACATCAGGAAAAACACTGAAGTCACATAAAGTTCTGTCACTTAATGGAAAGTTTATAAAAAAATTAGGAGATCTCACTGAAGAATTAGTGAATTTGGTTTGGTTCCTGTTGGGTCATGGTGCTGATGTAAATGTTAGAGATGCAGAAATGAAGACACCACTACACACAACCCTGTTGAGGTCAAAAGACTTGCGTATGGCACAGACTTTATGTGACAATGGTGCAGATCTTATGGCCATTGATTGCCAAGGCAATACTCCTTTGATGTCTATTTGCTGCCCATTGCCTTGGAGAGATAGTGCTGAACAGGGACCTTGTCTTAACTATGACATTGGTGATGCTGTGCATTTCTTGTTGTCCTTTGAAAATGTTAAG ATTGACCACTGTGGTATACATGGTAGAAATGCTCTTTTCTATGCCATGCAGTCTGCTAATTTGAAGGTTGCAAAGATTCTCCTTGACAATGGAGCCAATCCGAGCTTTCGTGGCTTGGGTCCTGATGGAAg ATATATATCTCCCTTACTGGCTGCCATGATTCCTTGGACATCTACTGGCAGAAAAAATGTGGCAGACATTTGTCACAAACTAGCACCCCTTGTTGATAAAGGCTATTTTTGCacaaaagacattttaataGAACTTCTGGAGTATGTGTCTTGGGGAAATGGAGGTGAAACAGGACCTTCACTGGACATGAAACACTTTGGAACAGACTTAGTTACAATGATGTTTGGTCAGAGCTCGTGCAAATTGACACAGCTTGCATCAAGAGCCTTCATAGACTGCAAATTTGTGGGTAACACATTTGGAAAGCTTTCATCAAGTGAAGTTATTAATTTGGTAAAAAGTTATGGCCTTCCAACTGAGGTCATCAGCAATTTCCAGATTGTCTCTTTGAGGGATAAGATTATAAATGCACTGGCAGAAACTGACTGGGATGAATGGGATGTGGAGGAGTATATGTTAGATGAAAGTAGTGGGTATGAGGAGTCAGATGATGAGTACTGGTAG
- the LOC141884827 gene encoding uncharacterized protein LOC141884827 isoform X2: MAAAPVQSFNVVFGINETPLTQALETRRFDDALAYINSRHGMCLDEGFYQRIPLYIVLSGENSTVDGEAIPIHLKIARRLIERDPNMRIPESCGLELVGPGTSPLQCVINFYNLVTNKDIVTSGKTLKSHKVLSLNGKFIKKLGDLTEELVNLVWFLLGHGADVNVRDAEMKTPLHTTLLRSKDLRMAQTLCDNGADLMAIDCQGNTPLMSICCPLPWRDSAEQGPCLNYDIGDAVHFLLSFENVKIDHCGIHGRNALFYAMQSANLKVAKILLDNGANPSFRGLGPDGRYISPLLAAMIPWTSTGRKNVADICHKLAPLVDKGYFCTKDILIELLEYVSWGNGGETGPSLDMKHFGTDLVTMMFGQSSCKLTQLASRAFIDCKFVGNTFGKLSSSEVINLVKSYGLPTEVISNFQIVSLRDKIINALAETDWDEWDVEEYMLDESSGYEESDDEYW; this comes from the exons atggcggctgcaCCAGTACAGTCCTTCAACGTTGTGTTTGGAATCAACGAAACTCCTTTAACACAAGCATTAGAGACAAGACGCTTCGATGACGCATTAGCTTACATAAATAGCCGTCATGGGATGTGCTTGGATGAAGGATTTTATCAAAGGATTCCGCTTTATATCGTTCTTTCTGGCGAGAATTCTACTGTTGATGGCGAAGCCATTCCGATTCATTTAAAGATTGCCCGGCGCTTGATCGAAAGAG ATCCAAATATGAGAATTCCAGAG TCTTGTGGATTAGAACTAGTTGGGCCAGGAACTTCACCCCTTCAATGTGTTATAAACTTTTACAACCTAGTGACAAATAAAGACATTGTAACATCAGGAAAAACACTGAAGTCACATAAAGTTCTGTCACTTAATGGAAAGTTTATAAAAAAATTAGGAGATCTCACTGAAGAATTAGTGAATTTGGTTTGGTTCCTGTTGGGTCATGGTGCTGATGTAAATGTTAGAGATGCAGAAATGAAGACACCACTACACACAACCCTGTTGAGGTCAAAAGACTTGCGTATGGCACAGACTTTATGTGACAATGGTGCAGATCTTATGGCCATTGATTGCCAAGGCAATACTCCTTTGATGTCTATTTGCTGCCCATTGCCTTGGAGAGATAGTGCTGAACAGGGACCTTGTCTTAACTATGACATTGGTGATGCTGTGCATTTCTTGTTGTCCTTTGAAAATGTTAAG ATTGACCACTGTGGTATACATGGTAGAAATGCTCTTTTCTATGCCATGCAGTCTGCTAATTTGAAGGTTGCAAAGATTCTCCTTGACAATGGAGCCAATCCGAGCTTTCGTGGCTTGGGTCCTGATGGAAg ATATATATCTCCCTTACTGGCTGCCATGATTCCTTGGACATCTACTGGCAGAAAAAATGTGGCAGACATTTGTCACAAACTAGCACCCCTTGTTGATAAAGGCTATTTTTGCacaaaagacattttaataGAACTTCTGGAGTATGTGTCTTGGGGAAATGGAGGTGAAACAGGACCTTCACTGGACATGAAACACTTTGGAACAGACTTAGTTACAATGATGTTTGGTCAGAGCTCGTGCAAATTGACACAGCTTGCATCAAGAGCCTTCATAGACTGCAAATTTGTGGGTAACACATTTGGAAAGCTTTCATCAAGTGAAGTTATTAATTTGGTAAAAAGTTATGGCCTTCCAACTGAGGTCATCAGCAATTTCCAGATTGTCTCTTTGAGGGATAAGATTATAAATGCACTGGCAGAAACTGACTGGGATGAATGGGATGTGGAGGAGTATATGTTAGATGAAAGTAGTGGGTATGAGGAGTCAGATGATGAGTACTGGTAG
- the LOC141884184 gene encoding tetraspanin-33-like: MYLKDKFSFHCVVKYFLFATNTLLWIISTIFIGIGSWAYDDKCKYSDLDSLAFDPSVLIIIVGCLMFVITFCGCVGTLRENKILLKVFVGTLTIIFILELVTGFVAFFFVDETQSKVKDATHNVIIRYRDDPDLQNAIDKIQQGLKCCGGYSYHDWEHNEHFNCSAKTIQACGVPFSCCRKDQINTHCGFSVRKEKLETEASSVIYTQGCIDSLTFWINDHLHIVGGLAFGFALIQLLGILGAFNMIRDIDFILKSHDTDTDINYIL; the protein is encoded by the exons ATGTATTTGAAAGACAAGTTCAGCTTTCATTGCGTTGTCAAGTATTTCCTTTTTGCCACGAATACCTTGTTGTGG ATTATAAGCACAATTTTCATTGGAATAGGATCTTGGGCTTATGATGACAAGTGCAAGTACAGTGATCTTGACAGCTTAGCCTTTGACCCCTCTGTTCTCATTATCATTGTGGGCTGTTTGATGTTTGTTATCACATTTTGTGGATGTGTTGGAACTTTAAGGGAAAACAAGATATTGTTAAAAGTT TTTGTTGGAACATTGACAATAATTTTCATACTGGAACTTGTCACTGGctttgttgctttcttctttgttgATGAG ACTCAAAGTAAAGTCAAAGATGCCACACATAATGTGATCATTCGATATAGAGATGATCCTGACTTACAAAATGCCATTGATAAAATACAGCAAGGCTTGAAGTGCTGTGGTGGATATTCCTATCATGACTGGGAACACAATGAACATTTTAACTGTTCAGCTAAGACAATCCAGGCCTGTGGAGTACCTTTTTCGTGTTGCCGTAAG GATCAAATTAACACACACTGTGGGTTTTCAGTGAGGAAAGAGAAACTT GAAACGGAGGCCTCCTCAGTAATATACACACAGGGATGTATTGATAGCCTTACTTTCTGGATTAATGATCATCTTCACATAGTTGGTGGTTTGGCATTTGGATTTGCTCTTATTCAG TTACTTGGAATTCTTGGGGCCTTTAACATGATTCGAGATATCGATTTTATACTGAAGTCACATGACACTGACACAGATATAAACTACATTCTGTAA